A genomic stretch from Pontibacter liquoris includes:
- a CDS encoding lipid-binding protein, translated as MKRRYLFILAVVALGSISTACDNEDDPKIEYTATYPVSGDWTVTYTADDSAGGQQVLAENLEVLIYNTAANTPDAIWVDDNGTFWEYKVQTPVNMTDLSFSGENLANQAYESLVTIANGKVFKDAATVNGLKRDSISFDVSFNDDETPFGTIYHVNGHRSTGFE; from the coding sequence ATGAAACGTAGATATTTATTTATACTGGCAGTAGTGGCATTAGGAAGTATAAGTACCGCTTGCGACAACGAGGACGATCCGAAAATTGAATACACAGCCACCTATCCGGTGTCCGGCGACTGGACCGTAACTTATACGGCGGACGATAGTGCCGGCGGGCAGCAGGTGCTGGCCGAAAACCTGGAAGTGCTGATCTATAACACGGCAGCCAACACGCCTGATGCGATTTGGGTAGATGATAACGGGACTTTCTGGGAGTATAAAGTGCAGACCCCCGTGAATATGACGGACCTGTCCTTTTCCGGTGAGAACCTGGCAAACCAGGCCTATGAATCGCTGGTGACCATTGCCAACGGAAAGGTGTTTAAGGATGCCGCTACTGTGAACGGACTAAAACGTGACAGCATCTCGTTCGATGTTTCGTTTAACGACGATGAGACACCATTCGGCACCATCTATCATGTAAATGGCCACAGAAGTACCGGCTTCGAATAA
- a CDS encoding RagB/SusD family nutrient uptake outer membrane protein, whose product MKNINIKARKHYLLKMAFLALPLTFVACDTEELLNPVPETSISDKNAFDTPARILGQVNGLYDAMKDGQFYGGRVLVYNEIRGEEYINRLTNGVTGLQTWQQNVQAGTNEVQNLWGSAYAAINRINVFLQGLEDNKAKIDPALYTQYQAEAKFLRALAYHSLVTLYAKPFTADNGASPGLPLRLQAETSTANNDLARSTVAQVYAQILNDLNDAEAGLLLTNGSDLLNTTRAHKNTAIALKTRVYLHMGNYAKVVEEAQKIVAGTVTFSAPTGVPHALQADVAVPFANYTTTESVFSMPMSDLDAPGTQNQLGYYFNAAPTGNGEYYLNTAGIVNDAAWPETDARKTKFIVTAGGNKYLQKFSKPTPFTDYVPVIRYAEVLLNYAEAAARTNDLPKAIELVSAVRHRADATYVFPVEAIATQEALVNTILKERRIELLGEGFRSLDITRTLQTFPEKVGSGISAPAVAPSSSDYVWPMPNSEVATNKAL is encoded by the coding sequence ATGAAGAATATAAATATTAAAGCCCGCAAGCACTACCTGCTGAAAATGGCTTTTCTTGCTTTGCCATTAACTTTCGTGGCTTGCGATACGGAAGAATTACTAAATCCGGTGCCGGAAACATCTATTTCTGATAAAAATGCCTTCGATACTCCTGCAAGAATATTAGGCCAGGTAAACGGCCTGTATGATGCCATGAAAGACGGCCAGTTTTATGGCGGAAGAGTACTGGTTTATAATGAGATCAGGGGTGAAGAATACATAAACCGCCTTACAAATGGTGTAACCGGACTTCAGACGTGGCAGCAGAACGTGCAGGCTGGTACAAACGAAGTGCAAAACCTTTGGGGCTCGGCTTATGCAGCTATCAACAGAATAAATGTTTTTCTGCAAGGGCTGGAAGATAACAAAGCCAAGATAGACCCTGCGCTTTATACCCAGTACCAGGCTGAAGCGAAGTTCCTGAGAGCGCTTGCTTACCATAGCCTGGTTACGCTTTATGCAAAGCCTTTTACTGCTGATAATGGGGCCTCTCCGGGTTTGCCATTGCGCTTGCAGGCAGAAACATCTACGGCGAATAATGATCTGGCAAGAAGCACTGTAGCCCAGGTTTACGCACAAATCCTAAACGATTTGAATGATGCTGAAGCTGGTTTGCTTTTAACAAATGGCAGTGACTTGTTAAATACAACCCGTGCCCACAAGAATACAGCAATAGCTCTAAAAACCCGCGTATACCTGCACATGGGTAACTATGCGAAAGTAGTGGAAGAGGCACAAAAGATTGTAGCGGGCACGGTTACGTTTTCAGCTCCTACCGGGGTGCCTCATGCATTGCAGGCAGACGTAGCAGTTCCTTTTGCCAATTATACTACCACGGAATCTGTTTTCTCTATGCCTATGTCTGATCTGGATGCTCCGGGAACGCAGAACCAGCTTGGATACTACTTCAATGCTGCCCCTACCGGCAACGGAGAGTATTACCTTAACACTGCTGGCATTGTAAACGATGCCGCCTGGCCAGAAACAGATGCTAGAAAAACTAAGTTTATCGTAACGGCCGGTGGAAACAAGTATCTGCAAAAGTTTAGTAAGCCTACGCCGTTTACAGATTATGTGCCGGTTATCAGATACGCTGAGGTACTGTTGAATTATGCTGAGGCAGCAGCAAGAACCAATGACCTTCCAAAGGCTATTGAGCTGGTCTCAGCTGTTCGGCACAGAGCTGATGCTACGTATGTTTTTCCTGTCGAGGCTATCGCTACGCAGGAAGCACTGGTAAATACAATTCTGAAAGAAAGACGCATTGAGTTGCTGGGCGAAGGCTTCAGATCACTGGATATCACCAGAACCCTGCAAACTTTCCCTGAGAAAGTAGGAAGCGGTATAAGTGCGCCAGCGGTTGCTCCTTCATCAAGTGATTATGTATGGCCTATGCCAAACTCAGAGGTTGCAACGAATAAAGCGCTTTAA
- a CDS encoding immunoglobulin-like domain-containing protein, whose protein sequence is MKIEIRYLLPAFLLLLSGMLSSCEKDDDTAHVSFVTTYPAFVLEGDQNIVLVKGQSFTDPGVKALEGETELPVTTSVVGSPYIDPAHTDPSEVSYTNAFDPNVPGIYTFSYTATNSQGYSSSSSRNVFVLDAAPDPSVDLSGDYISGTSPASTVTKIADGVFYATNFWGGGSTVVLDGFILTSDGINLNIPQQESLVPIYGYGKRTASGDLDLRMTRPTFSPPLIDQVKLWEKQ, encoded by the coding sequence ATGAAAATAGAAATCAGATACCTGCTCCCAGCCTTTCTGCTGCTCCTGTCCGGGATGCTCTCCAGTTGCGAGAAAGACGATGATACAGCACATGTTTCTTTTGTGACGACTTATCCTGCCTTTGTGCTGGAGGGAGATCAAAACATCGTGCTGGTGAAAGGCCAAAGCTTTACGGACCCGGGTGTAAAGGCCCTGGAAGGCGAAACCGAGTTGCCCGTTACCACCTCGGTGGTGGGGAGCCCCTACATCGACCCCGCTCATACCGATCCGTCGGAGGTGAGTTATACCAATGCCTTCGATCCCAATGTGCCTGGTATTTATACCTTTAGCTACACTGCTACAAACTCCCAGGGGTATTCCAGTTCCTCCTCCCGGAATGTTTTTGTGCTCGATGCCGCCCCGGATCCCAGCGTTGATTTGTCAGGCGACTACATCAGCGGCACTTCCCCGGCCTCCACAGTCACCAAAATAGCAGATGGCGTGTTTTATGCCACGAATTTCTGGGGAGGAGGAAGTACGGTTGTGCTGGACGGGTTTATTTTAACTTCTGATGGCATAAACCTGAATATTCCGCAACAGGAAAGCCTGGTGCCGATTTATGGCTATGGCAAACGCACAGCGAGCGGTGACCTGGATCTCAGGATGACGAGGCCCACGTTTTCGCCGCCCCTGATCGATCAGGTTAAACTTTGGGAAAAGCAATAA
- a CDS encoding SusC/RagA family TonB-linked outer membrane protein yields MRKLLLISFALMFALIQQAIAQSKTVTGKVTDQTTGQGLPGVAVIVKGTTVGTASATDGSYTINVPANGSTLVFRYIGYVTAERPIGNSSTINVAMSLDQKQLQEVIVVGYGTQTKQEFTGSAASVSGEKLKEMPVQSFDQALGGRAAGVNIIQPNGVLNNPPVIRIRGTNSISLSSFPLVVVDGIPINTGDVSTTSAASNALGDINPADIESIDILKDAASTAIYGSRAAGGVLLITTKKGKSGKPRVNYEAWAGVTTATRLPDLLNAEEYMMIKNEAVLNQKILSGKAEDPAVASALYFPSYNADGSLVDTKWYDEVYRKAYSQNHSLSISGGTDATTYFFSANLTDQDGFIKKNNFQRKAVRFNIDHKLTDWLRVNASANYVNSFNSAPNTGSVPGSSFNTSGLGRLAIVTAPNVAPRNEDGSYNIRPDNTMGRGANLAQSGFTNPLPLLDLSSFTSETDRIFGTFGANVQIVKGVDFKTSYAIDRTTVEGISFQNPLHGDGFPNSNATNTVQRLDNWNAINTLNIHKTLGEKHDLTFLVGSDIQGIKKTGWGANRFGVADNFFNEYQGNFTNIAPSGNYIDERAFVSGFARFNYDYAKRYFMTLNFRRDGNSTLAEGNKWGNFGGVSGGWAISEEGFYKNSGLSDIANSIKLRASWGRVGNGNLPNSYGSMFLYSSGLYAESPTLVFSQAGNSELSWETSEQTNIGMDLGFLNDRIQFEATYFNNNVNGLILNAPQAPSKGIPNNVILQNVGSLYNRGLELAVNATPIDKGNFSWSTSLNFTTIKNEVTALAAGNADLFAFTGGLEMTNVTRVGEPVGSIYGVETAGVNPENGQRIFIDKAGRKVQYNHAAPAASRWTYLDGTTAPAITSAGDGKILGSALPTWYGGFQNTFKYGNIDLGLNFTYSGGNYIYNGTKAGLRDQRFWNNHTDVLDRWTPETKSTAFPRVVFGDNVSNGSAMVISENVEKADFLKLQTATLGYRIPTTLVSKAGISSFRVYAQVFNAFVLTPYTGADPEISTNGNSNTAPGVERNSVPQGRTFTVGVNVGF; encoded by the coding sequence ATGAGAAAATTATTACTCATCAGTTTTGCTTTGATGTTTGCCCTGATCCAACAGGCAATCGCGCAGAGTAAAACAGTAACCGGAAAGGTTACCGATCAAACTACCGGGCAGGGATTGCCCGGCGTTGCCGTAATTGTAAAAGGAACTACAGTAGGAACCGCCTCCGCAACAGATGGTTCTTATACTATCAATGTGCCTGCAAATGGAAGTACGCTGGTGTTTCGCTATATTGGCTATGTAACGGCCGAGCGCCCAATCGGCAATTCCAGCACCATTAACGTAGCAATGTCTTTAGACCAGAAGCAACTGCAGGAGGTAATAGTAGTTGGTTACGGCACTCAGACAAAGCAAGAATTTACGGGTTCTGCTGCCTCTGTTTCAGGTGAAAAGCTAAAAGAAATGCCTGTGCAAAGCTTTGACCAGGCACTAGGTGGCAGAGCCGCCGGTGTTAACATCATTCAGCCAAATGGTGTGCTTAACAACCCTCCTGTTATCCGTATTCGTGGCACGAACTCTATCTCTCTGAGCTCTTTTCCGCTTGTTGTAGTAGACGGTATTCCGATCAACACGGGCGACGTTTCTACGACCTCTGCAGCCAGCAACGCGTTAGGCGATATCAACCCAGCTGACATTGAGTCTATTGACATTCTGAAAGATGCAGCCTCTACCGCTATTTATGGCTCCAGAGCAGCTGGTGGTGTTCTATTGATCACTACTAAAAAAGGAAAATCCGGTAAGCCACGCGTTAATTACGAGGCCTGGGCCGGGGTTACTACGGCAACAAGACTGCCCGATTTGTTGAATGCGGAAGAGTACATGATGATCAAAAATGAAGCCGTTCTGAACCAGAAAATACTAAGTGGAAAAGCAGAGGATCCGGCTGTCGCTTCGGCGCTATACTTCCCTTCCTACAATGCTGACGGATCGCTGGTAGATACAAAGTGGTATGACGAGGTTTATCGTAAAGCCTATTCTCAGAACCACAGTCTGAGTATTTCTGGTGGAACAGATGCAACGACATACTTCTTCTCTGCAAACCTTACCGATCAAGATGGCTTTATCAAAAAGAATAACTTCCAGCGAAAGGCTGTTCGTTTCAATATCGATCATAAACTTACTGATTGGTTGCGGGTAAATGCATCTGCAAACTATGTAAACAGCTTTAACTCTGCTCCCAATACAGGTTCTGTTCCTGGTTCTTCCTTCAACACAAGCGGTTTAGGTCGCCTTGCTATTGTAACAGCACCAAACGTAGCGCCCCGGAACGAAGATGGTTCTTACAATATCAGACCTGACAATACAATGGGCAGAGGCGCTAACCTGGCACAGAGTGGCTTCACTAACCCGCTCCCATTGCTGGACCTGAGCTCGTTCACATCTGAGACGGACCGTATATTCGGTACTTTTGGTGCCAATGTTCAGATAGTAAAAGGCGTTGATTTTAAAACATCTTATGCTATCGATAGAACAACCGTAGAGGGCATCTCTTTCCAGAACCCACTTCACGGAGACGGTTTCCCGAACAGTAATGCCACTAACACCGTGCAGCGACTGGACAACTGGAACGCGATCAATACTTTGAATATCCATAAGACCTTAGGTGAGAAACATGACCTTACTTTCCTGGTAGGTTCTGATATTCAGGGAATCAAGAAAACAGGCTGGGGTGCTAACCGCTTCGGTGTAGCGGATAACTTCTTTAACGAATACCAAGGTAATTTTACAAACATAGCGCCTTCTGGTAACTATATAGATGAAAGAGCCTTTGTTTCTGGTTTTGCCCGCTTCAATTATGATTATGCGAAGCGTTACTTCATGACGTTGAATTTCCGTCGCGATGGTAACTCCACACTGGCAGAAGGCAATAAGTGGGGTAACTTTGGTGGTGTATCTGGTGGCTGGGCCATTTCTGAGGAAGGATTCTACAAAAACTCAGGTTTATCAGATATTGCCAACAGCATAAAACTGAGAGCAAGCTGGGGTAGAGTGGGTAATGGTAACCTGCCTAATTCGTACGGCTCTATGTTCCTGTATAGCTCCGGCTTATATGCCGAATCACCTACACTGGTATTTAGCCAGGCTGGTAATTCTGAGCTGAGCTGGGAAACAAGTGAGCAGACGAACATAGGCATGGACCTGGGCTTCCTGAATGATCGTATCCAGTTTGAAGCTACTTACTTTAACAACAACGTTAATGGTCTGATCCTGAATGCGCCACAGGCACCCTCGAAAGGCATCCCGAATAACGTAATTCTGCAAAACGTTGGCTCATTGTATAACCGCGGTTTGGAATTAGCGGTAAACGCCACTCCTATAGATAAAGGAAACTTTAGCTGGAGCACAAGCCTTAACTTCACAACCATTAAAAATGAAGTAACGGCACTGGCTGCTGGCAACGCTGACCTCTTTGCTTTTACCGGTGGTCTTGAAATGACGAACGTAACCCGTGTCGGAGAGCCAGTAGGTAGCATTTATGGTGTTGAGACGGCAGGTGTAAACCCTGAAAACGGACAGCGTATCTTTATCGACAAGGCTGGTAGAAAAGTACAGTACAACCATGCTGCTCCTGCTGCTTCGCGCTGGACATACCTGGATGGAACAACAGCCCCTGCTATCACTTCAGCTGGTGACGGTAAAATATTAGGCAGTGCCTTACCGACCTGGTATGGAGGCTTCCAGAACACTTTCAAGTATGGGAACATTGACCTTGGTCTGAACTTTACATACTCTGGTGGTAACTACATTTATAATGGTACCAAGGCCGGTCTGCGTGATCAGCGTTTCTGGAACAACCATACCGATGTGTTAGACAGATGGACGCCTGAAACAAAAAGCACCGCTTTCCCGCGTGTCGTATTTGGGGACAACGTATCGAACGGTTCTGCAATGGTTATCTCAGAAAACGTAGAAAAGGCCGATTTCCTGAAGCTGCAGACCGCTACTTTAGGTTACAGAATCCCTACTACCCTGGTTAGTAAGGCTGGTATCAGTTCCTTCAGAGTATATGCGCAGGTATTCAATGCATTTGTGCTTACGCCATACACAGGTGCTGATCCTGAAATCTCAACCAATGGTAACTCTAACACTGCGCCAGGTGTAGAGCGTAACTCCGTGCCGCAGGGCAGAACATTCACTGTGGGTGTAAACGTTGGTTTCTAA